In the Klebsiella aerogenes KCTC 2190 genome, one interval contains:
- the ycaO gene encoding 30S ribosomal protein S12 methylthiotransferase accessory factor YcaO gives MTQTFIPGKDAALEDSIARFQQKLLDLGFDIEEASWLNPVPHVWSVHIRDKECALCFTNGKGATKKAALASALGEYFERLSTNYFFADFWLGETIANGPFVHYPNEKWFPLTEDDEVPEGLLDARLRAFYDPDDQLTASMLVDLQSGNDERGVCGLPFTRQSDGETVYIPMNIVGNLYVSNGMSAGNTPNEARVQGLSEVFERHIKNRIIAESISLPEIPAEVMARYPGVVESIAKLEAEGFPIFAYDGSLGGKYPVICVVLFNPANGTCFASFGAHPDFGVALERTVTELLQGRSLKDLDVFTPPTFDDEEVAEHANLETHFIDSSGLISWDMFKQDADYPFVDWNFSGTTEEEFATLMAIFKAEDKEVYIADYEHLSVYACRIIVPGMSDIYPAEDLWLANNSMGAHLRDTILSLPGSEWEKEDYLALIEQMDDEGLDDFTRVRELLGLATGKDNGWYTLRIGELKAMLALAGGDLDQALIWTEWTMEFNASIFSPERANYYRCLQTLLLLSQEEERQPLQYLNAFIRMYGADAVEAASAALSGEAPFYGLQAVDSDLHAFPAHQSLLKAYEKLQRAKAAFWAK, from the coding sequence ATGACCCAGACATTTATCCCCGGCAAAGATGCCGCCCTGGAAGATTCCATCGCTCGCTTCCAGCAGAAACTGCTCGACCTCGGATTTGATATCGAAGAGGCCTCGTGGCTGAACCCGGTACCACACGTGTGGTCCGTTCACATTCGCGATAAAGAGTGCGCGCTGTGCTTTACCAATGGTAAAGGCGCGACGAAAAAGGCGGCGCTGGCTTCCGCGCTGGGCGAATATTTCGAACGTCTGTCCACCAACTACTTCTTCGCGGACTTCTGGTTAGGCGAAACCATCGCCAACGGTCCATTTGTTCATTATCCGAACGAAAAGTGGTTCCCGTTGACCGAAGATGATGAAGTACCGGAAGGCCTGCTGGATGCCCGCCTGCGCGCCTTTTACGATCCGGACGATCAGCTGACCGCCAGCATGCTCGTGGATTTGCAATCCGGTAATGACGAGCGCGGCGTTTGCGGCCTGCCGTTTACCCGTCAATCCGACGGCGAAACTGTTTATATTCCGATGAATATCGTCGGCAACCTGTATGTCTCCAACGGCATGTCAGCGGGCAATACCCCGAATGAAGCGCGCGTACAGGGCTTGTCTGAAGTCTTTGAGCGTCACATTAAAAACCGTATCATAGCAGAGAGTATCAGCCTGCCGGAGATCCCGGCTGAGGTAATGGCGCGCTATCCGGGCGTCGTTGAATCTATCGCTAAACTTGAAGCTGAAGGTTTCCCGATCTTCGCTTACGATGGCTCATTGGGCGGCAAATACCCGGTTATTTGCGTGGTTCTGTTTAACCCGGCTAACGGCACCTGCTTCGCCTCTTTCGGCGCCCATCCGGATTTCGGCGTGGCGCTGGAGCGTACCGTCACCGAACTGCTACAGGGCCGCAGCCTGAAAGACCTCGACGTCTTTACCCCGCCGACCTTTGATGACGAAGAAGTCGCCGAGCACGCCAACCTGGAAACTCACTTCATTGATTCCAGCGGCCTGATCTCCTGGGATATGTTCAAACAGGATGCCGACTATCCGTTTGTAGACTGGAATTTCTCCGGCACGACTGAAGAAGAGTTCGCCACCCTGATGGCTATCTTCAAAGCAGAAGATAAAGAAGTCTATATCGCCGACTACGAACATCTGAGCGTCTATGCCTGCCGAATCATCGTTCCAGGGATGTCCGATATTTATCCGGCGGAAGACCTGTGGCTTGCAAACAACAGCATGGGCGCGCATCTGCGCGACACTATTCTCTCCCTGCCGGGTAGCGAGTGGGAAAAAGAAGATTATCTGGCGCTTATTGAGCAAATGGACGACGAAGGTCTTGATGACTTCACGCGCGTACGCGAGCTGTTAGGACTGGCAACCGGCAAAGACAACGGCTGGTATACCCTGCGCATCGGCGAGCTAAAAGCGATGCTGGCGTTGGCCGGCGGCGACCTGGATCAGGCGTTGATTTGGACGGAGTGGACCATGGAATTCAATGCCTCCATCTTCAGCCCTGAGCGCGCCAACTATTATCGTTGCCTGCAAACGTTGCTGCTGCTTAGCCAGGAAGAAGAACGCCAGCCGCTACAGTATCTGAATGCCTTCATCCGTATGTATGGCGCGGATGCAGTAGAAGCCGCGAGCGCCGCTCTGAGCGGCGAAGCGCCGTTCTATGGCCTGCAGGCGGTCGATAGCGATCTGCACGCTTTCCCGGCGCATCAATCTTTACTGAAGGCCTACGAAAAGCTACAACGTGCAAAAGCGGCCTTCTGGGCCAAATAA
- the serC gene encoding 3-phosphoserine/phosphohydroxythreonine transaminase, whose product MAQVYNFSSGPAMLPAEVLKLAQQELCDWHGLGTSVMEISHRGKEFIQVAETAEQDFRDLLNIPSNYKVLFCHGGGRGQFAGIPLNLLGDKTTADYVDAGYWAASAVKEAQKYCTPNVIDAKTTVDGLRAVKPMSEWQLTPGAAYLHYCPNETIDGIAIHETPNFGDDVVVTADYSSSILSHELDVSRYGVIYAGAQKNIGPAGLTLVIVREDLLGKASVACPSILDYTVLNANDSMFNTPPTFAWYLAGLVFKWLKEQGGVAAMDKINQQKAELLYGVIDNSDFYRNDVAAANRSRMNVPFQLADSALDKLFLEESFAAGLHALKGHRVVGGMRASIYNAMPLAGVKALTDFMQDFERRRG is encoded by the coding sequence ATGGCTCAGGTCTATAACTTTAGTTCGGGCCCGGCAATGCTGCCGGCAGAAGTTCTCAAACTGGCGCAACAGGAACTGTGCGACTGGCACGGTCTGGGGACGTCGGTAATGGAAATCAGCCACCGTGGTAAAGAGTTTATCCAGGTGGCTGAAACGGCAGAACAGGATTTCCGCGATCTGCTTAATATCCCTTCCAACTATAAAGTGTTGTTCTGTCATGGCGGCGGTCGCGGCCAGTTTGCCGGGATCCCGTTAAATCTGCTGGGTGACAAAACAACAGCAGATTATGTGGATGCTGGCTACTGGGCGGCGAGCGCAGTGAAAGAAGCGCAAAAATACTGCACGCCAAACGTTATTGATGCGAAAACCACCGTTGACGGCCTGCGAGCCGTTAAACCGATGAGCGAATGGCAGTTGACGCCGGGCGCGGCTTACCTGCACTACTGCCCCAATGAAACCATCGACGGTATCGCTATCCACGAAACGCCAAACTTTGGCGATGATGTGGTCGTCACCGCGGATTACTCCTCCAGTATTCTATCGCATGAGCTTGACGTCAGCCGCTATGGCGTGATTTACGCTGGCGCGCAGAAGAATATCGGCCCGGCAGGGTTAACGCTGGTTATCGTGCGTGAAGATCTGCTGGGTAAAGCCAGCGTCGCCTGCCCATCGATCCTTGATTACACCGTGCTGAACGCCAATGATTCAATGTTCAACACGCCGCCGACCTTCGCCTGGTATCTGGCGGGGCTGGTATTTAAATGGCTGAAAGAGCAGGGCGGCGTCGCTGCGATGGATAAAATCAACCAGCAGAAGGCTGAATTGCTGTATGGCGTGATTGATAATAGCGATTTCTATCGTAACGATGTTGCCGCGGCCAACCGCTCGCGGATGAATGTGCCGTTCCAACTGGCGGATAGCGCGCTGGACAAACTGTTCCTTGAAGAATCTTTTGCGGCTGGTCTGCATGCGCTGAAGGGCCACCGCGTGGTGGGCGGTATGCGTGCTTCTATATACAATGCGATGCCGCTGGCCGGCGTCAAGGCGCTTACCGACTTCATGCAGGACTTTGAACGTCGTCGCGGCTAA
- the aroA gene encoding 3-phosphoshikimate 1-carboxyvinyltransferase: MESLTLQPIARVDGTVNLPGSKSVSNRALLLAALAHGTTVLTNLLDSDDVRHMLNALNALGVHYTLSADRTRCEVTGNGGPLQASGALELFLGNAGTAMRPLAAALCLGDNDIVLTGEPRMKERPIGHLVDALRQGSAQIEYLEQENYPPLRLRGGFNGGQVEVDGSVSSQFLTALLMTAPLAPQDTTIAIKGDLVSKPYIDITLHLMKTFGVDVENHNYQRFVVRGKQQYQSPGDYLVEGDASSASYFLAAGAIKGGTVKVTGIGRNSVQGDIRFADVLEKMGATITWGDDFIACTRGELNAVDMDMNHIPDAAMTIATAALFAKGTTVLRNIYNWRVKETDRLFAMATELRKVGAEVEEGEDYIRITPPETLKFAEIGTYNDHRMAMCFSLVALSATPVTILDPKCTAKTFPDYFEQLARISTLA; the protein is encoded by the coding sequence ATGGAATCCCTGACGTTACAACCCATTGCGCGCGTTGATGGCACCGTAAACCTACCCGGGTCAAAAAGTGTTTCTAACCGCGCTTTGCTGCTGGCGGCATTAGCCCACGGCACCACCGTGCTGACCAATTTGCTGGACAGCGATGATGTTCGCCACATGCTTAATGCGCTTAACGCCCTGGGAGTTCACTATACCCTGTCCGCCGATCGTACTCGCTGTGAAGTCACCGGCAACGGCGGTCCGCTTCAGGCCAGCGGCGCGCTGGAGTTGTTTCTCGGTAATGCTGGTACGGCGATGCGCCCACTGGCGGCGGCGTTGTGCCTCGGCGACAACGATATTGTGCTGACCGGCGAACCGCGAATGAAAGAGCGACCGATAGGCCACCTGGTCGATGCGTTACGCCAGGGGAGCGCGCAAATTGAGTATCTGGAGCAGGAAAACTATCCGCCTCTGCGCCTGCGCGGCGGTTTCAACGGCGGCCAGGTGGAAGTCGATGGCAGCGTCTCCAGCCAGTTCCTTACCGCTTTACTGATGACTGCGCCGCTGGCGCCGCAGGACACGACGATCGCGATTAAAGGCGACCTGGTGTCCAAACCTTACATCGACATCACGCTGCACCTGATGAAAACCTTTGGCGTTGACGTTGAAAACCACAACTACCAGCGCTTTGTCGTACGCGGCAAGCAACAGTATCAGTCGCCGGGCGACTATCTGGTGGAAGGTGATGCCTCTTCAGCCTCGTATTTCCTTGCTGCCGGCGCGATTAAAGGCGGTACGGTAAAAGTGACCGGGATTGGCCGCAATAGCGTTCAGGGCGACATTCGCTTTGCCGATGTGCTGGAAAAAATGGGCGCGACAATTACCTGGGGCGACGATTTCATCGCCTGTACCCGCGGTGAGCTGAATGCTGTCGATATGGATATGAACCATATCCCGGATGCTGCAATGACCATCGCCACTGCGGCGCTATTCGCGAAAGGCACCACGGTTCTACGCAATATTTACAACTGGCGGGTGAAAGAGACCGACCGCCTGTTCGCGATGGCCACTGAACTGCGTAAAGTGGGCGCCGAAGTAGAAGAGGGCGAAGATTATATTCGTATTACGCCGCCTGAGACGCTGAAATTTGCTGAAATCGGTACTTACAACGATCACCGCATGGCGATGTGCTTCTCGCTGGTGGCCTTATCGGCGACACCGGTCACTATCCTTGATCCGAAATGCACGGCGAAAACGTTCCCGGATTATTTCGAGCAGTTGGCGCGAATTAGTACCCTCGCGTAA
- the cmk gene encoding (d)CMP kinase translates to MTANVPVITIDGPGGAGKGTLCKAMAEALGWHLLDSGAIYRVLALAALHHHVDVESEEALVPLAAHLDVRFISTDGNLEVVLEGEDVSAEIRTQEVANTASKVAAFPRVREALLRRQRAFRELPGLIADGRDMGTVVFPDAPVKIFLDASAEERAQRRLLQLQEKGFSVNFERLLSEIKERDDRDRNRAVAPLVPAADALVLDSTELSIEQVIEKALQYAREKLAIA, encoded by the coding sequence ATGACGGCAAATGTTCCGGTAATCACCATTGATGGACCTGGCGGTGCGGGTAAGGGCACGTTGTGCAAGGCAATGGCGGAAGCGCTTGGCTGGCATCTGCTGGATTCCGGGGCCATTTACCGCGTTCTTGCGCTGGCAGCCTTACATCATCACGTAGACGTCGAGTCAGAAGAGGCGCTGGTTCCGCTGGCAGCTCATCTCGATGTGCGTTTTATTTCTACTGACGGCAACCTGGAAGTGGTGCTGGAAGGCGAGGATGTCAGCGCAGAGATCCGTACCCAGGAAGTGGCCAATACCGCCTCTAAGGTCGCGGCTTTCCCACGTGTACGTGAAGCGCTGCTGCGCCGTCAACGCGCCTTCCGCGAACTGCCTGGCCTGATTGCCGACGGCCGCGATATGGGCACCGTCGTGTTCCCGGATGCGCCGGTTAAAATTTTCCTCGATGCGTCGGCGGAAGAACGTGCCCAGCGCCGCCTGCTACAGTTGCAGGAGAAGGGTTTTAGTGTTAACTTTGAACGTCTTTTGTCCGAGATAAAAGAGCGTGACGATCGCGATCGTAATCGTGCTGTGGCGCCGCTTGTCCCGGCCGCTGATGCATTAGTTCTCGATTCCACTGAACTAAGCATTGAGCAAGTAATTGAAAAAGCGCTACAATATGCGCGCGAAAAACTGGCTATCGCTTAA